A stretch of Hydractinia symbiolongicarpus strain clone_291-10 chromosome 9, HSymV2.1, whole genome shotgun sequence DNA encodes these proteins:
- the LOC130656649 gene encoding uncharacterized protein LOC130656649, producing the protein MLARCPSNDQQIMYSEVRMDDIRHLTTTNVEGIEISNILRIFKGDAPACQFEAGHQKGGHYFCWACGMHAERSKELVHIFNLSHTSLQQKLQSLSATIYGRNALNKKYLHYTDNISKVDIIADLHEREVKLGCENKKDALLKMLDRELKGSQRAPALLYASPNCSLSQSGLANYEILPCEPLHCIAGHLKNLYHELPFHLNKNDRKLFETTVAASFSGKEAKRAADYRLSLVDCTNHLHGKVDQKVFEVLETACEIQEIMYSPEQCRTPTSILRLHNTTFLHALALNEVIKSPKSLTKRKLYGQYYHSLIAHAPEQYRIFSGPTTNTENEERSFNFLKVISSQTSNHHPANVILNAFLRLQVKEENSNHTILSGIESKISKHSNGILSRKRNTIIPYHVIEKHPWTYQAHLERIADYLVTPQFWKEADSGIEFFDTNEALNTTKKTHHFRQHTIETEKEFLKLCWEKYLSHPEKIPAFKIKIENKSDATLIKFLDTISFASTMREETTLTEPATSIDAVLASSPMNTSILDFSSHHSETPMTPLTSTPKAAPTIPKELPSNRMISLKKVHTTEMSKTANLLVKILGDCKLVSEYDNIRKCFKTHPNMYRQQLCQLSAQIEVKLVVARNNIKKQLKETEMKLLQSQKGIDIVSKNEEDQMVYNKNVKKLSIITQLKSQFNL; encoded by the exons ATGTTAGCTCGATGTCCTTCCAACGATCAACAAATAATGTACAGCGAAGTTCGCATGGATGACATACGACATTTGACCACGACAAATGTGGAAGGCATCGAAATTTCGAATATACTGCGAATATTTAAGG gtgaTGCTCCCGCTTGTCAGTTTGAGGCTGGCCATCAAAAGGGTGGGCACTACTTTTGTTGGGCATGCGGAATGCACGCCGAGAGATCTAAGGAGTTAGTGCATATATTTAATTTATCGCATACGTCATTACAACAGAAGCTGCAATCATTATCAGCTACGATATACGGTCGAAATGCgctgaacaaaaaatatttacattacaCAGATAATATATCTAAGGTAGATATTATAGCAGATTTACACGAACGCGAGGTAAAACTTGGATGCGAAAATAAAAAGGATGCCCTCCTGAAGATGCTTGACAGAGAATTGAAAGGGAGTCAACGTGCTCCAGCACTGTTGTATGCATCACCAAATTGTTCTTTGTCGCAGTCTGGTCTCGCCAATTACGAAATCCTTCCTTGCGAGCCGTTACATTGTATTGCTggccatttaaaaaatttataccatGAATTGCCATTCCACCTAAACAAGAACGATAGGAAGTTATTTGAAACAACGGTTGCAGCCTCCTTCAGCGGTAAAGAAGCTAAACGTGCTGCTGATTATAGATTAAGCTTGGTAGACTGCACAAACCACTTACACGGGAAGGTAGATCAAAAGGTTTTTGAAGTTCTGGAAACAGCTTGTGAAATTCAGGAAATCATGTACAGTCCAGAGCAGTGCCGCACACCTACATCCATATTGCGACTGCACAATACCACCTTCTTACATGCGTTGGCACTGAACGAAGTGATTAAAAGCCCAAAATCATTAACCAAACGCAAACTGTATGGTCAGTATTACCACTCATTGATTGCACATGCACCAGAACAATACCGTATCTTCTCTGGACCTACAACAAATACAGAAAATGAGGAAAGAAGCTTCAACTTCCTTAAAGTAATTTCTTCGCAGACCTCAAATCACCACCCTGCAAATGTGATCCTAAATGCATTTTTGAGACTGCAAGTTAAAGAGGAAAACTCCAATCATACCATCTTATCTGGTATTGAAAGCAAAATAAGTAAACACAGTAATGGAATTTTAAGTAGAAAAAGAAATACAATTATACCTTACCATGTAATTGAAAAACATCCGTGGACATACCAAGCCCACCTCGAGCGCATTGCTGATTATTTGGTAACACCTCAATTTTGGAAAGAAGCAGACAGTGGCATTGAATTTTTCGACACCAACGAGGCACTAAACACAACCAAAAAAACTCATCACTTTCGGCAACACACAATAGAAACAGAAAAGGAATTTTTAAAGTTGTGCTGGGAAAAATATTTAAGCCATCCAGAAAAAATACCagccttcaaaataaaaattgaaaacaagagTGATGCCACATTAATTAAGTTTCTTGACACCATAAGCTTTGCTTCCACTATGAGAGAAGAAACAACACTTACAGAACCAGCCACTAGCATTGATGCAGTATTAGCATCGTCACCAATGAACACctcaatactggatttttcaagccATCATTCTGAAACACCAATGACTCCTCTGACAAGCACTCCAAAAGCAGCACCAACAATACCAAAAGAGTTGCCATCAAATCGTATGATCTCCTTAAAAAAAGTGCATACAACAGAAATGAGCAAGACAGCAAATTTGCTTGTAAAGATATTAGGAGATTGCAAGTTAGTCAGTGAATACGACAACATTAGAAAGTGTTTCAAAACCCACCCCAACATGTACAGACAACAATTATGTCAATTATCAGCCCAAATAGAAGTAAAGTTAGTGGTAGCAAGaaacaatattaaaaaacaacttaagGAGACTGAAATGAAACTGCTGCAATCACAAAAGGGGATTGACATTGTGTCTAAAAACGAAGAAGATCAAATGgtttataacaaaaatgttaaaaaattgtcaATAATTACACAATTAAAATCACagtttaatttgtaa